A genome region from Physeter macrocephalus isolate SW-GA chromosome 4, ASM283717v5, whole genome shotgun sequence includes the following:
- the LOC102987170 gene encoding protein pitchfork-like isoform X2: protein MCFNKAETLVNYSFGTCQQRKLFPHFHPPNLLGNKFLPLRGAPHRGPGCYIAEDDMTPYPGMYQTVGPQEQTHKQNFAPFNALLPRFRTYSKDTCYPGPGTYNPEIKAPQKVTWPMKFGSPDWAQVPCLQKRTLKAELSTDKEFRKHRNRVAYLSLYYN, encoded by the exons ATGTGCTTCAACAAAGCAG AGACACTGGTTAACTACTCCTTTGGAACATGTCAACAGAGGAAGCTCTTTCCTCACTTCCACCCCCCAAACTTGTTGGGGAACAAGTTTCTCCCTCTTAGGGGAGCGCCCCACAGAGGGCCTGGATGTTACATAGCAGAAGAT GATATGACACCTTACCCAGGCATGTACCAAACAGTCGGTCCTCAGgagcaaacacacaaacaaaattttGCTCCATTTAATGCCTTGTTGCCTCGATTTAGGACATACTCTAAGGACACTTGTTATCCTGG cccTGGCACATATAACCCAGAGATAAAGGCACCCCAAAAAGTCACCTGGCCAATGAAATTTGGATCTCCAGACTGGGCCCAGGTTCCATGTCTACAGAAAAGAACCCTGAAAGCTGAG CTATCCACAGACAAAGAGTTTAGAAAGCATCGGAACCGTGTGGCCTACCTAAGCCTGTATTACAACTGA
- the LOC102987170 gene encoding protein pitchfork-like isoform X1: protein MCFNKAETLVNYSFGTCQQRKLFPHFHPPNLLGNKFLPLRGAPHRGPGCYIAEDMYGLAYNLSKIPTSIKGYAFGARTAVRFKPISKDMTPYPGMYQTVGPQEQTHKQNFAPFNALLPRFRTYSKDTCYPGPGTYNPEIKAPQKVTWPMKFGSPDWAQVPCLQKRTLKAELSTDKEFRKHRNRVAYLSLYYN from the exons ATGTGCTTCAACAAAGCAG AGACACTGGTTAACTACTCCTTTGGAACATGTCAACAGAGGAAGCTCTTTCCTCACTTCCACCCCCCAAACTTGTTGGGGAACAAGTTTCTCCCTCTTAGGGGAGCGCCCCACAGAGGGCCTGGATGTTACATAGCAGAAGAT ATGTATGGCTTGGCATACAACCTCTCTAAGATCCCGACCAGCATAAAAGGATATGCTTTTGGAGCCAGAACAGCTGTAAGGTTTAAGCCAATCAGCAAG GATATGACACCTTACCCAGGCATGTACCAAACAGTCGGTCCTCAGgagcaaacacacaaacaaaattttGCTCCATTTAATGCCTTGTTGCCTCGATTTAGGACATACTCTAAGGACACTTGTTATCCTGG cccTGGCACATATAACCCAGAGATAAAGGCACCCCAAAAAGTCACCTGGCCAATGAAATTTGGATCTCCAGACTGGGCCCAGGTTCCATGTCTACAGAAAAGAACCCTGAAAGCTGAG CTATCCACAGACAAAGAGTTTAGAAAGCATCGGAACCGTGTGGCCTACCTAAGCCTGTATTACAACTGA
- the LOC114486054 gene encoding acidic mammalian chitinase-like, with translation MKLQRLLDPISVMTYDFHGGWGTCTGHNIFLHVGNKDGGDMCYCNCEYAMKPWRDSGVPSEKLIMGFPTYGRTFRLSTSDTSVCAYSLEQVHLVLTQICIFLNKATNAWTEDQKVLYAYKNTEWFGYDNIESYGYKDELPPHPQENLKYQQVVHAQAPMKLLTLL, from the exons ATGAAATTGCAGAG GCTCCTTGATCCCATCAGTGTGATGACCTATGACTTCCATGGTGGCTGGGGCACATGTACAGGACACAACATTTTCTTGCATGTAGGAAACAAGGATGGAGGTGACATGTGTTATTGCAACTgt GAATATGCCATGAAGCCCTGGAGAGACAGTGGGGTCCCTTCGGAGAAGCTCATCATGGGTTTCCCCACCTATGGGAGGACTTTCCGGCTCAGCACTTCTGACACCTCAGTCTGTGCCTACTCTCTGGAGCAGGTTCATCTGGTCCTTACACAG ATCTGCATATTCCTAAATAAAGCCACAAATGCCTGGACTGAAGACCAAAAAGTACTATATGCTTATAAAAACACTGAATGGTTTGGTTATGACAATATTGAGAGCTATGGATATAAG gatGAGCTGCCCCCGCATCCCCAGGAGAACCTCAAATACCAGCAGGTAGTTCAtgcccaggctcctatgaagtTACTGACTTTGCTCTGA